Proteins found in one Aethina tumida isolate Nest 87 chromosome 1, icAetTumi1.1, whole genome shotgun sequence genomic segment:
- the LOC126264325 gene encoding uncharacterized protein LOC126264325 — translation MLVISAALNLNNSSTDKQMSNRHPKFYGPLLGAFLANLLALPITARFTPTGSLKLAYNQPPNYWNRYENYYSHEDFKPSNWQPSSYDNSQYYPVLTTSAPQIHHHHHHLDKPLASQQQIVNIHDPSNEVVIEDSYPEVPVQSTIPPTSFPDLQEPIPAESSLSVRRQKVPKEFRQNSKRRTTTTYRPKQKRGTQRYYPNKKKYNNNKRRKTTTTEDYYESYEEYTTQKPKRKSQPKRPVSSYEDSASEYDYDYEESYEYTTRRPYKKRRRTTTRRNRYKNKNKKRQELDDYDEYDYGFNYRNPFDNINIRPRQETTTETTTTTTAASSSSSSTTTQTTHIMNGTTVAPNNATSNTTGYGYGPSNGNEGISITYGPPTGQNGAAYGPPRPSYGPPNYPQYHAHYSDWYESEATRNDIVQKVHDLIGVHHIF, via the exons CAACTGATAAACAAATGTCCAATCGCCATCCAAAGTTTTATGGTCCATTGTTGGGTGCATTTCTAGCGAACCTCCTAGCTCTTCCAATCACAGCAAGATTCACACCAACTGGTTCCCTGAAATTAGCCTACAATCAACCACCGAATTATTGGAATCGATATGAAAACTACTACAGTCACGAAGACTTCAAACCCAGTAACTGGCAACCCAGTTCTTATGATAACTCGCAGTACTACCCAGTTCTGACAACATCTGCCCCTCAGATACACCATCACCATCACCACCTAGACAAACCCTTAGCAAGTCAGCAACAAATCGTAAATATACACGATCCCTCAAATGAAGTAGTGATAGAAGACTCTTATCCGGAAGTACCAGTGCAGTCAACAATACCACCAACCTCGTTCCCTGATCTGCAAGAGCCAATCCCTGCTGAATCTAGTTTAAGTGTTAGAAGACAAAAAGTGCCTAAGGAGTTCAGACAAAATAGCAAAAGAAGAACTACCACAACTTACAGACCGAAACAGAAAAGAGGAACCCAAAGATACTATCCCAATAAGAAGaaatacaacaacaacaaaagaagGAAGACCACCACAACCGAAGACTATTACGAAAGTTACGAGGAGTACACCACGCAAAAGCCCAAAAGAAAATCACAGCCGAAACGCCCTGTAAGTTCGTACGAAGACAGTGCCAGTGAATACGACTATGATTATGAGGAATCGTACGAGTATACCACCAGAAGGCCGTACAAAAAGAGGAGGCGCACCACAACGAGGAGGAACAGATACAAGAACAAGAACAAGAAGAGGCAAGAACTGGATGACTACGACGAGTACGACTACGGTTTTAATTACAGAAACCCCTTCGACAACATTAATATAAGGCCTAGGCAAGAAACTACCACGGAAACTACAACTACGACCACAGCTGCGTCTAGCTCAAGTAGTTCGACTACTACTCAAACTACTCACATTATGAACGGTACTACTGTTGCTCCAAACAATGCAACAAGCAACACCACAGGGTATG gtTACGGTCCATCGAATGGAAATGAAGGAATTAGTATAACTTATGGTCCCCCAACTGGTCAAAATGGAGCAGCGTATGGTCCTCCACGACCTTCGTACGGTCCACCAAATTATCCGCAGTACCACGCCCATTACAGTGATTGGTATGAAAGTGAGGCTACTAGAAATGACATTGTCCAAAAGGTGCATGACCTGATTGGAGTtcatcacattttttaa